The Mycobacterium seoulense genome has a window encoding:
- a CDS encoding class I SAM-dependent methyltransferase: MSRAHDDEWDLASSVGATATMVAAGRAMATKDPRGLIHDPFAEPLVRAVGVDFFTKMMDGELDLDAIENVSLVRMQAMVDGMAVRTKYFDDYFVKATEGGIRQVVILASGLDSRAYRLPWPVGTVVYEIDQPRVIEFKTATLAGIPAEPTATRRTVPIDLRADWPAALKAAGFDTTAPTAWLAEGLLIYLPPEAQDRLFDNITALSVPGSTIATEFVPGIVDFDADKVREMSGSFREHGVDIDMASLVYAGERNHVVDYLRSKRWDVEGTTRTELFRRQGIEAPAPENDDPLGEIIFISGGLAG, encoded by the coding sequence ATGTCACGCGCTCACGACGACGAGTGGGACCTGGCGTCCAGTGTGGGCGCGACGGCGACCATGGTGGCCGCCGGTCGCGCCATGGCGACGAAGGATCCCCGCGGCCTCATCCACGACCCGTTCGCCGAACCGCTGGTTCGCGCGGTCGGCGTGGACTTCTTCACCAAGATGATGGACGGCGAACTCGACCTCGACGCGATCGAGAACGTTTCCCTGGTCCGCATGCAGGCGATGGTCGACGGAATGGCCGTGCGCACCAAGTATTTCGACGACTACTTCGTCAAGGCGACGGAGGGCGGAATCCGCCAGGTGGTGATACTGGCATCGGGGCTGGACTCGCGCGCGTACCGGTTGCCATGGCCGGTCGGCACGGTGGTCTACGAGATCGACCAGCCACGCGTGATCGAGTTCAAGACCGCCACGTTGGCCGGGATCCCCGCCGAACCGACCGCGACGCGGCGCACCGTGCCGATCGACCTGCGCGCCGACTGGCCGGCGGCACTGAAAGCGGCCGGATTCGATACGACGGCGCCCACCGCGTGGCTGGCCGAGGGTCTGCTGATCTACCTGCCGCCCGAGGCCCAGGACCGGTTGTTCGACAACATCACCGCACTCAGCGTGCCCGGCAGCACGATCGCCACCGAATTCGTGCCCGGCATCGTCGATTTCGATGCCGACAAGGTGCGGGAGATGTCGGGTTCCTTCCGTGAACACGGGGTGGACATCGACATGGCGTCGCTGGTCTACGCCGGCGAGCGCAACCACGTCGTGGACTATCTACGGTCCAAGCGGTGGGACGTCGAGGGGACCACCCGGACGGAATTGTTCCGGCGCCAGGGCATCGAGGCGCCCGCCCCGGAGAACGACGACCCGCTCGGCGAGATCATCTTCATCAGCGGCGGGCTCGCCGGGTAG
- a CDS encoding class I SAM-dependent methyltransferase has product MTVESGRTQGDSWGPGHSVGATATMVAASRAVASQGPDPLLDDPLAEPLVRAVGLEPFIRIVDGQVDFEDDPLFNRKARAEQITVRTRFFDDFFTGATRDGVRQAVILASGLDTRAYRLDWPAGTVVYEIDQPQVIAFKTDTLAGLGAAPTAERRAIAIDLRDDWPRALRDGGFDTAQPTAWSAEGLLPYLPPEAQDRLFDNITALSAPGSRLATEHVPDPNAFSDERLQRISERWQRFGFNLNAADLFYRGERNVVADYLGARGWRVTAHPARELYAQNGFEFPEDEMSATFGELSYVAATLA; this is encoded by the coding sequence ATGACTGTGGAATCGGGACGCACGCAAGGCGACAGCTGGGGACCCGGGCACAGCGTGGGGGCGACGGCCACCATGGTGGCGGCGTCTCGCGCGGTGGCGTCGCAGGGACCCGACCCGCTGCTCGACGATCCGCTGGCCGAACCGCTGGTCCGCGCCGTCGGCCTGGAGCCCTTCATCCGCATCGTCGACGGGCAGGTCGATTTCGAGGACGACCCGCTGTTCAACCGCAAGGCCCGCGCCGAACAGATCACGGTTCGCACCCGGTTCTTCGACGACTTCTTCACCGGCGCGACCAGAGACGGTGTCCGACAGGCGGTGATCCTGGCTTCGGGCCTGGACACCAGGGCCTACCGGTTGGACTGGCCCGCCGGGACCGTCGTCTACGAGATCGACCAGCCACAGGTGATCGCCTTCAAGACGGACACCCTCGCCGGGCTCGGCGCCGCGCCGACCGCCGAGCGCCGCGCGATCGCCATCGATCTGCGCGATGACTGGCCGAGGGCCCTGCGCGACGGCGGATTTGACACGGCGCAGCCGACCGCGTGGAGCGCAGAAGGGTTGCTCCCCTACCTGCCGCCCGAGGCCCAGGACCGGCTGTTCGACAACATCACCGCGCTCAGCGCCCCGGGCAGCCGGCTGGCCACCGAGCACGTGCCCGATCCCAACGCATTCTCCGACGAGCGGTTGCAGCGCATCAGCGAACGGTGGCAGCGCTTCGGCTTCAACCTCAACGCGGCCGACCTGTTCTACCGCGGGGAACGCAACGTCGTCGCCGACTACCTCGGTGCCCGCGGCTGGCGGGTGACGGCGCATCCGGCACGGGAGTTGTACGCGCAGAACGGGTTCGAATTCCCCGAGGACGAGATGTCGGCCACCTTCGGCGAGTTGAGCTACGTCGCCGCGACGCTCGCCTAG
- a CDS encoding class I SAM-dependent methyltransferase, which produces MTSTRYEGDTWDLASSVGVTATMVAAARAVATRAERPLINDPFAEPLVRTVGVDLLTRLATGEVNPDELNDAHDGATGSAGAMSRMADNMAVRTKFFDEFFLDATRAGITQAVILASGLDARAYRLAWPAGTVVYEVDQPQVIDFKSRTLTELGAAPTADRRVVAVDLRDDWPTALRAAGFDPARPSAWSAEGLLGYLPPEAQDRLLDTITELSAPGSRLAVESAPNREPGDEDKMRERMQQISERWRAHGFDLDMAGLVYFGERNEAAPYLRDRGWALNGVTIRELFSANGLPPLEDDDMRMGEMLYVSGTLEKK; this is translated from the coding sequence ATGACTTCCACCAGGTACGAGGGCGACACCTGGGACCTGGCATCCAGCGTCGGGGTGACCGCGACGATGGTCGCCGCCGCCCGCGCCGTGGCGACCCGCGCGGAGCGTCCGCTGATCAACGACCCGTTCGCGGAGCCGCTGGTGCGGACCGTCGGCGTGGACCTGCTCACCCGGCTGGCGACCGGCGAGGTGAACCCGGACGAGCTCAACGACGCGCACGACGGCGCCACCGGTTCCGCCGGCGCGATGTCCCGGATGGCCGACAACATGGCGGTGCGCACCAAGTTCTTCGACGAGTTCTTCCTGGACGCGACCCGCGCGGGCATCACGCAGGCGGTGATCCTGGCCTCTGGGCTGGACGCCCGCGCCTACCGGCTGGCCTGGCCCGCCGGGACCGTCGTCTACGAGGTCGATCAGCCGCAGGTCATCGACTTCAAGTCGCGCACCCTCACCGAACTGGGCGCCGCGCCCACCGCCGACCGGCGCGTCGTGGCCGTCGACCTGCGCGACGACTGGCCCACCGCATTGCGGGCCGCCGGCTTCGACCCGGCCCGGCCGAGCGCCTGGAGCGCCGAGGGCCTGCTCGGCTACCTGCCCCCGGAGGCGCAGGACCGACTGCTGGACACCATTACCGAACTCAGCGCACCGGGCAGCCGGTTGGCCGTCGAAAGCGCGCCCAATCGCGAGCCCGGCGACGAGGACAAGATGAGGGAGCGCATGCAGCAGATCTCCGAACGCTGGCGTGCGCACGGCTTCGACCTCGACATGGCGGGGCTGGTGTACTTCGGGGAACGCAACGAGGCTGCCCCCTACCTGCGCGACCGGGGCTGGGCGCTGAACGGCGTCACCATCCGGGAGTTGTTCTCGGCCAACGGGCTTCCGCCGCTCGAGGACGACGACATGCGCATGGGTGAAATGCTCTACGTCAGCGGCACTTTGGAGAAGAAATAG
- a CDS encoding NAD(P)H-dependent amine dehydrogenase family protein → MAPYRVVQWSTGNIGKRALGILLDRDDFDVVGVHALGAEKVGRDAGVLADRPAIGVAATSDVDALLDLAPDCVNYMPRAIDYELVERMLRRGINVVTTGDFLTGTHHPVELPALEEAAQEGGATFLGTGFEPGFINVVAGFLTGACRRVRSVKLVETLDCTTYPIQDVWKVLGFGKTPRERVTHLDPATQRYGLGYFETLDMIAAMLGAELDSKEAFVEPAVLTRDLDLGWVNYAAGTAGGQRRTYRGYRGGRPVVELAICWTMSDDALDPQWSDPKGFSVVIDGEPRVDATIRFGNPGEDVMTVLMDSTAVAAVNAIPFLCEARPGVISPIDLPVTGSRGALL, encoded by the coding sequence ATGGCGCCCTACCGCGTGGTTCAGTGGTCAACCGGCAACATCGGAAAGCGGGCGCTCGGCATCCTGCTCGACCGCGACGACTTCGACGTGGTGGGCGTCCACGCCCTGGGCGCGGAGAAAGTGGGACGCGATGCCGGGGTACTCGCCGATCGGCCCGCGATCGGCGTCGCCGCGACCAGCGACGTCGACGCGCTGCTCGACCTGGCGCCCGACTGCGTCAACTACATGCCGCGCGCCATCGACTACGAGCTGGTGGAAAGGATGCTGCGCCGCGGCATCAACGTGGTCACCACCGGAGACTTCCTGACCGGCACCCACCACCCCGTCGAACTCCCGGCGCTCGAGGAGGCGGCGCAAGAGGGCGGCGCGACCTTCCTGGGGACGGGATTCGAGCCGGGCTTCATCAATGTGGTCGCCGGCTTCCTCACCGGCGCATGCCGACGGGTGCGCAGCGTCAAGCTCGTCGAAACGTTGGACTGCACAACGTATCCCATACAGGACGTGTGGAAGGTGCTCGGATTCGGCAAAACCCCCCGCGAGCGGGTGACGCACCTCGACCCGGCGACGCAACGATACGGCCTGGGCTACTTCGAGACGCTGGACATGATCGCCGCCATGCTGGGTGCCGAGCTCGACTCCAAGGAGGCGTTCGTCGAGCCCGCGGTGCTGACCCGGGATCTGGATCTGGGCTGGGTGAACTACGCCGCCGGCACCGCCGGGGGCCAGCGCCGCACCTATCGCGGTTATCGCGGCGGCCGCCCGGTGGTCGAGCTGGCCATCTGCTGGACCATGAGCGACGACGCGCTGGACCCGCAATGGAGCGATCCCAAGGGATTCAGCGTGGTGATCGACGGCGAGCCACGCGTCGACGCGACGATCCGCTTCGGCAACCCGGGAGAGGACGTGATGACCGTGTTGATGGACAGCACCGCCGTCGCGGCGGTCAACGCCATACCGTTCCTCTGCGAGGCCCGACCCGGCGTCATCAGCCCGATTGATCTGCCTGTGACCGGATCCCGGGGCGCCCTGCTCTAG
- a CDS encoding TetR/AcrR family transcriptional regulator: protein MLFERGALVEAVANAPVLRYGALDRAHLTKHLLRLAKRVGVGRVTMRELAAEAGTAASSVYYHVRDKRELLDLLIESVLAQIEVPDEGDWESRLVVLYMNAWKVLVEVPGIAALLQEHAHTAAAAEMDRASRGILRESGLNAERFDAAHATLYVHLLGSVQLEHIRRAGATADGPSDGAFAYGLRLILTGLRNELEHGSGAS from the coding sequence ATGCTGTTCGAAAGGGGGGCGCTCGTGGAGGCTGTGGCCAATGCGCCGGTGCTGCGCTACGGGGCGCTCGACCGCGCCCACCTGACGAAGCACCTGTTGCGGCTGGCGAAGCGCGTCGGCGTCGGCCGGGTGACGATGCGGGAGCTGGCGGCCGAGGCCGGCACGGCGGCGTCATCGGTCTACTACCACGTGCGCGACAAGCGGGAACTGCTTGATCTGCTGATCGAGTCGGTGCTGGCGCAGATCGAGGTGCCGGACGAGGGCGACTGGGAATCGCGGTTGGTCGTGCTCTACATGAACGCCTGGAAGGTGCTGGTGGAGGTACCCGGGATCGCGGCCTTGCTACAGGAGCATGCGCACACCGCGGCGGCCGCCGAGATGGACCGCGCATCGCGCGGAATTCTGCGCGAATCCGGTTTGAACGCGGAGCGTTTCGATGCGGCGCACGCCACGCTGTATGTCCACCTGCTGGGTTCGGTTCAGCTCGAGCACATCCGCCGCGCCGGTGCCACGGCTGACGGGCCAAGCGACGGGGCGTTCGCATACGGGTTGCGCCTGATACTGACCGGTCTGCGCAACGAGCTCGAGCACGGTTCAGGCGCATCGTGA
- a CDS encoding cytochrome P450 — translation MTGTTIDLAEPSIWGSRFPDDVFAALRARTPVFHQRLTDDVRSTVGREFWVCTRHADVARVHRDHESFTATGGPLIQDVPLFDAYPAIVSMDPPDHTIRRKVIARAFTPRAVAKLEAGIRDRAKAMAARLRESGGGEFVDLAAGLPISVIGDIVGIPDADRPHVFGLIERVLKTAGAQMSVPDGDDLLPFMELFLYASELTAYKREHPVDDIWSALCTTEITAESGQSFLLPANELEIFFFILGLAGADTTRNALCDGLRAFVANPDQIAVYRSDPDARRTAVEEVIRYSTPIMFWVRGAVRDVVLGEMTIPEGARVVTMLRSANRDEDVFEDPYRFDIRRDPNPHQSFGGGGAHHCLGAMLARAEVRAALDEILLKSGVIEVGEPRMTFPDLCNNMTVYESLPVRLGQG, via the coding sequence GTGACAGGCACGACGATCGACCTCGCCGAGCCGTCGATTTGGGGGTCTCGGTTTCCCGACGATGTGTTCGCCGCGCTGCGCGCCCGTACGCCGGTATTTCACCAACGGCTCACCGATGACGTGAGATCTACCGTCGGTCGCGAGTTCTGGGTGTGCACCAGGCATGCCGACGTCGCGCGGGTGCATCGCGATCACGAGTCGTTCACCGCGACTGGTGGACCGCTGATTCAGGATGTGCCGTTGTTCGACGCCTATCCGGCGATCGTGAGCATGGATCCGCCGGATCACACGATTCGCCGCAAGGTCATCGCCCGTGCCTTCACGCCACGGGCCGTGGCCAAGTTGGAAGCCGGCATTCGCGATCGGGCCAAGGCGATGGCCGCTAGGTTGCGGGAATCCGGTGGCGGTGAGTTCGTCGATCTGGCCGCGGGGTTACCCATCTCGGTGATCGGCGATATCGTCGGGATTCCCGACGCCGACCGCCCGCATGTGTTCGGTTTGATCGAGCGGGTGCTGAAGACCGCCGGCGCGCAGATGTCCGTTCCCGACGGTGACGACCTGTTGCCCTTCATGGAGCTGTTCCTGTACGCCAGCGAGCTGACCGCTTACAAGCGCGAGCATCCCGTGGACGACATTTGGAGCGCGCTGTGCACCACCGAGATCACGGCAGAGTCGGGGCAGAGCTTCTTGCTGCCCGCCAACGAGCTGGAGATCTTCTTCTTCATCCTCGGGTTGGCCGGCGCGGACACGACCCGAAACGCCCTGTGCGACGGGCTTCGTGCCTTCGTCGCCAACCCGGATCAGATTGCGGTCTACCGATCCGATCCGGATGCGCGGCGTACGGCGGTCGAGGAGGTGATCCGCTACTCCACACCGATCATGTTCTGGGTGCGTGGAGCGGTCCGCGACGTCGTGCTCGGCGAGATGACGATCCCCGAGGGTGCGCGCGTGGTGACGATGTTGCGCTCGGCCAATCGCGACGAAGACGTCTTCGAGGATCCATACCGGTTCGACATTCGCCGTGATCCCAACCCCCACCAGTCCTTCGGAGGTGGTGGCGCCCACCACTGTCTGGGCGCGATGCTTGCCCGGGCGGAAGTCCGGGCCGCCCTGGACGAGATCTTGCTGAAATCCGGCGTCATCGAAGTCGGCGAGCCGAGGATGACGTTTCCCGACCTCTGCAACAACATGACCGTCTACGAATCACTGCCGGTTCGCCTCGGCCAGGGCTAG
- a CDS encoding class I SAM-dependent methyltransferase: MTKHHPHDYLPAAGHDALLPAYDLMSRLLGMKRVQEALIAQAQLADCRRILEIGCGTGNLAIMAKRAYPHIEVIGCDPDPRTLDRARRKTDEVRFEQGYAERLPYADGEFDRVLSSMMLHHVNDDAKAAAAAEIFRVLRPGGRLHLVDIGGDATDDHGVAARLIRRSHHAAGNLGDAIPRLLRTAGFECTQVATHKQRVVGRLTYYRAARPA; encoded by the coding sequence GTGACGAAACATCATCCACATGATTACCTGCCCGCCGCCGGCCATGACGCGCTGCTGCCCGCGTACGACCTGATGTCTCGCCTGCTGGGCATGAAAAGGGTGCAAGAGGCCCTCATCGCGCAGGCTCAACTCGCCGACTGCCGTCGCATCCTGGAAATCGGCTGCGGCACCGGCAATCTCGCAATCATGGCCAAGCGCGCCTATCCGCACATCGAGGTGATCGGATGCGATCCCGACCCGAGGACGCTTGACCGGGCGCGGCGAAAGACGGACGAGGTCCGCTTCGAACAGGGCTACGCCGAACGGCTCCCCTACGCCGACGGCGAATTCGACCGGGTGCTGTCGTCGATGATGCTGCACCATGTCAACGACGACGCGAAAGCCGCTGCGGCGGCCGAGATTTTCCGGGTCCTTCGCCCCGGGGGCAGGCTGCACCTGGTCGACATCGGCGGTGACGCGACCGACGACCACGGCGTGGCGGCCCGGCTCATCAGGCGCAGCCACCACGCGGCCGGCAACCTCGGTGACGCGATTCCCCGACTGCTGAGGACGGCCGGGTTCGAGTGCACACAGGTCGCCACGCACAAGCAACGCGTGGTCGGACGGCTCACCTACTATCGCGCCGCCCGTCCGGCCTAG
- a CDS encoding helix-turn-helix transcriptional regulator, whose protein sequence is MTRPTRMVRQRAGVPIYEYRSGPDTPPVSVVRSGPEDFVERGRHIHDFPALWYLPEAGLVHVAAAGEVLDPRWLEHRDAGVAVFFDPAALGEDGRSPWPAWRAHPLLFPFLHGHAGGILRLQVPDERRPAWDAAIASIEAELRERQDGYRQAALSHLTLLLIDLARLAGPVAAELRRSGEPLLAGVFEVIDRRHREPLSLRDVAAELGITPGHLTTVVRRRTGRTVGEWITDRRMAAARALLAETDLPVAEVARRIGMSDPGYFSRLFGRAHGASPREWRGATRWAGHARR, encoded by the coding sequence ATGACGCGACCGACTCGGATGGTCAGGCAGCGCGCGGGCGTGCCGATCTACGAATACCGAAGCGGCCCGGATACGCCCCCGGTGTCGGTGGTGCGCTCGGGCCCCGAGGATTTCGTCGAACGGGGCCGCCACATCCACGACTTTCCGGCGCTTTGGTACCTGCCGGAGGCCGGTCTCGTCCACGTGGCGGCCGCGGGCGAGGTGCTCGACCCGAGATGGCTGGAGCATCGCGACGCCGGCGTTGCGGTTTTCTTCGACCCCGCCGCGCTCGGTGAGGACGGGCGATCGCCGTGGCCTGCGTGGCGGGCCCACCCGCTGCTGTTCCCGTTCCTGCACGGGCACGCCGGCGGGATCCTGCGCCTACAGGTGCCCGACGAACGACGGCCGGCGTGGGACGCCGCGATCGCTTCGATCGAAGCGGAACTGCGCGAGCGGCAGGACGGCTACCGGCAGGCGGCCCTGTCGCATCTCACGCTGTTGCTGATCGATCTCGCGCGGCTGGCGGGCCCGGTGGCGGCCGAGCTACGCCGCAGTGGGGAACCGCTGCTGGCCGGGGTCTTCGAGGTGATCGACCGGCGTCACCGCGAACCGTTGTCGCTGCGTGACGTGGCCGCCGAGCTCGGCATCACGCCAGGGCACCTGACCACCGTGGTGCGGCGCCGCACCGGACGCACCGTCGGGGAGTGGATAACCGACCGCCGCATGGCCGCGGCTCGCGCCTTGCTGGCCGAAACGGACCTGCCGGTCGCGGAGGTCGCCAGGCGGATCGGGATGTCCGATCCGGGCTATTTCAGTCGGCTGTTCGGCCGCGCGCACGGGGCCTCGCCGCGCGAATGGCGGGGCGCGACCCGGTGGGCAGGTCACGCACGCCGTTGA
- a CDS encoding TetR/AcrR family transcriptional regulator codes for MSLRERKRTQTRRELISAAMSLFEEKGYEETTVAEIASTAGVSTKTFFNYFASKDEVLFPHLSRRVSAAVALIEQRAPDDGMADVLVAAMQHMLADALTEEVHGGLAAVRLPMIVSVPAVQAATLHRYFLAETQLARALHRAYSDALDPAAAAAVIGSVMGAAIAAALACLQDEGTAEQLRAAVESAIDIAINGVRDLPTGSRPAIRAARPRARGRTAD; via the coding sequence ATGAGCCTGCGCGAACGTAAGCGAACGCAGACTAGGAGGGAGCTCATCAGCGCGGCCATGAGCCTGTTCGAGGAAAAGGGCTACGAGGAGACCACTGTCGCTGAGATTGCCTCCACCGCAGGTGTTTCCACGAAGACATTCTTCAATTACTTCGCGAGCAAGGATGAGGTCCTCTTTCCTCACCTATCCCGCCGGGTCAGCGCCGCAGTGGCTCTCATCGAGCAGCGCGCACCGGATGATGGGATGGCCGACGTCCTCGTGGCGGCGATGCAGCACATGCTGGCCGATGCCCTCACCGAGGAAGTCCATGGCGGCCTGGCCGCGGTGCGGCTGCCGATGATTGTGTCTGTGCCCGCCGTTCAGGCGGCCACCCTGCACCGCTACTTCCTCGCCGAAACCCAATTGGCCCGGGCGCTGCATCGCGCGTATTCCGACGCGCTCGACCCGGCGGCCGCTGCCGCCGTCATCGGCTCGGTCATGGGGGCGGCGATCGCCGCCGCGCTCGCGTGCCTGCAAGACGAAGGCACCGCCGAGCAGTTACGCGCCGCTGTCGAATCCGCGATCGATATCGCGATCAACGGCGTGCGTGACCTGCCCACCGGGTCGCGCCCCGCCATTCGCGCGGCGAGGCCCCGTGCGCGCGGCCGAACAGCCGACTGA
- a CDS encoding SDR family NAD(P)-dependent oxidoreductase, producing the protein MRRFENAVAIVTGGGMGLGEALCEELGRRGATVVVADIDGDAARQVAGRLTQAGRTAVAVMVDVADQTGVARLIEDTFAEYGHLDYMINNAGIAIGGDSRDLSVQQWRRVLDVDLLGVVHGTVRAYQLMTRQGHGHIVNISSLSGLVPQPGNAAYCASKHGIVGLSLSLRAEGADLGVKVSVACPGDMKTKIYDNMVVVNMPREQVAALSRRTHYLMPQMSARAAAAAILRGVERNRPLIVFPAVVQVIWHLYRRFPGMFYRINIHRMKLFRGLRPAEPEMQ; encoded by the coding sequence ATGCGGCGGTTCGAGAACGCGGTGGCGATCGTTACCGGCGGCGGAATGGGTCTCGGCGAGGCGCTGTGTGAGGAGCTCGGGCGCCGGGGCGCGACGGTCGTCGTCGCCGATATCGATGGCGATGCCGCACGTCAGGTGGCCGGGCGACTGACGCAGGCCGGCAGAACGGCAGTTGCCGTAATGGTCGATGTGGCCGACCAAACGGGCGTGGCGCGGCTGATCGAGGACACCTTCGCCGAATACGGACACCTCGACTACATGATCAATAACGCCGGCATCGCGATCGGCGGGGATTCTCGCGACCTTTCGGTGCAGCAGTGGCGTCGCGTCCTCGACGTCGACCTGCTGGGCGTGGTGCACGGAACGGTGCGCGCCTATCAGCTGATGACGCGCCAGGGCCACGGACACATCGTCAATATCTCGTCACTCAGTGGGCTGGTGCCGCAGCCGGGCAATGCCGCGTACTGTGCGAGCAAGCATGGGATCGTTGGGCTTTCGCTTTCGCTGCGGGCTGAGGGAGCGGACCTCGGCGTGAAGGTAAGCGTGGCATGCCCGGGCGACATGAAGACGAAGATTTACGACAACATGGTCGTGGTGAACATGCCGCGCGAGCAGGTGGCGGCTCTGAGTCGGCGCACCCACTATCTGATGCCCCAGATGAGCGCCCGGGCCGCGGCCGCCGCGATCCTGCGCGGCGTGGAGCGGAATCGGCCGTTGATCGTGTTTCCGGCTGTGGTTCAAGTGATCTGGCACTTATACCGCCGTTTCCCCGGGATGTTCTATCGGATCAACATCCATCGCATGAAGCTGTTTCGTGGACTTAGGCCCGCTGAGCCTGAAATGCAATAG
- a CDS encoding MBL fold metallo-hydrolase: MRRVRLGHASVARVLELQFDLPTSSFPHTPPSGWRDNADLLVPDFFDPGTDQWHIAIQSWVIEVDGLTVVVDTGVGNDRERPHMPPLDHLSTEFLAALRAAGVDRDAVDVVVNTHIHSDHVGWNTMRENDSWVPTFPNARYLVPAADYRHFSPDGPAGEQPGDRLVFADSVAPVDQAGQLVQWSDDYQISPSLRLRPAPGHTPGSSVLWLDAGVPAVFVGDLTHSPLQLRRPADACAFDVDPSAAAATRRRIFTESVQAKAAVLPAHYPGCGGATIRAVADQFEVDRWLDFESL; the protein is encoded by the coding sequence ATGCGCCGGGTCCGGTTAGGCCACGCGAGCGTGGCGCGGGTGCTGGAACTTCAATTCGACCTGCCGACAAGCTCCTTCCCGCACACCCCGCCCTCGGGGTGGCGGGACAACGCCGACCTGCTGGTGCCGGACTTCTTCGACCCCGGCACCGACCAGTGGCACATCGCGATCCAGAGCTGGGTCATCGAGGTCGACGGGCTGACCGTGGTCGTGGACACCGGCGTCGGCAACGATCGCGAGCGCCCGCACATGCCACCCCTGGACCACCTGAGCACCGAGTTCCTGGCGGCGCTGCGGGCGGCCGGCGTCGACCGCGACGCGGTGGACGTGGTGGTCAACACCCACATCCACTCCGACCACGTCGGGTGGAACACCATGCGGGAGAACGACTCCTGGGTGCCGACGTTTCCCAACGCCCGATACCTGGTGCCGGCGGCGGACTACCGCCACTTCTCGCCCGACGGGCCCGCGGGCGAGCAGCCCGGCGACCGGCTGGTCTTCGCCGACAGCGTTGCCCCGGTCGACCAGGCGGGGCAGCTGGTCCAATGGTCCGACGACTACCAGATCAGCCCCTCGCTGCGGCTGCGGCCCGCCCCGGGCCACACCCCGGGCTCCTCGGTGCTGTGGCTGGATGCGGGCGTGCCGGCGGTCTTCGTCGGCGATCTCACCCACAGCCCGCTGCAGCTGCGCCGCCCCGCCGACGCCTGCGCGTTCGACGTCGACCCGTCGGCGGCCGCGGCGACCCGCCGCCGGATCTTCACCGAGTCCGTCCAGGCTAAGGCCGCCGTGCTGCCCGCGCACTACCCCGGCTGCGGCGGCGCCACGATCCGCGCCGTGGCCGATCAATTCGAGGTCGACCGCTGGCTGGACTTCGAATCCTTATGA
- a CDS encoding L-fuculose-phosphate aldolase translates to MKFVDNPENAVLDAAKDMLRRGLVEGTAGNISARRPDGSIVITPSSVDYRDMQLEDLVLIDPDGAVLRAADGRSPSSELQLHLACYRAFDDIGSVIHSHPVWATMFAIAHQSIPACIDEFAVYCGGDVRCTEYAASGTPDVGANAVKALDGRGAALIANHGLVAVGPRPDKALHITALVERTAQIVWGARALGGPVPIPEDVNRNFAGVYGYLRANA, encoded by the coding sequence ATGAAATTTGTTGACAACCCCGAGAACGCGGTGCTGGACGCGGCCAAGGACATGCTGCGCCGGGGCCTGGTCGAGGGAACCGCCGGCAACATCTCCGCGCGGCGCCCCGACGGCAGCATCGTCATCACGCCGTCGTCGGTCGATTACCGCGACATGCAGCTCGAAGACCTCGTCCTGATCGACCCGGACGGCGCCGTGCTGCGCGCGGCCGACGGCCGCTCACCGTCGTCGGAGTTGCAGCTGCACCTGGCCTGCTACCGCGCGTTCGACGACATCGGCAGCGTCATCCACAGCCACCCGGTGTGGGCGACGATGTTCGCCATTGCGCACCAATCGATTCCGGCCTGCATCGACGAGTTCGCGGTGTACTGCGGCGGGGACGTCCGATGCACCGAGTACGCCGCGTCCGGCACGCCCGACGTCGGCGCCAACGCCGTCAAGGCGCTCGACGGACGGGGCGCCGCGCTGATCGCCAACCACGGCCTGGTGGCCGTGGGCCCGCGGCCGGACAAGGCGCTGCACATCACCGCCCTGGTCGAGCGGACCGCCCAAATCGTTTGGGGTGCAAGGGCCCTCGGCGGCCCGGTGCCCATACCCGAGGACGTGAACCGCAACTTCGCCGGCGTCTACGGCTACCTGCGCGCGAACGCCTGA